In Edaphobacter aggregans, the sequence ACTTGAAGCGGCCGCTTGTCACCAGGTCGAATGCCGTGCGGCAGGTCGCCGGAGTGTGGTGGAAGCTGGCCTTCAGGGTGATATCGCCATAGTGGAGACGGTTGGTGTCGAGCTGCACCTTGGTACCGCTAGGCGGCCCACCGAAGAAGTTGACGAGGCCACCTTTTCGGACCATGTCGACGGCCCACTCCCACGCTACGGGGGTAGCAACAGCTTCGACTACGACATCGGCACCGCGGCCTTCGGGGGTAAGGGCTCGGGTTGCAGCGATGATATCGCTGACAGCTTCGACCTGGACGACCTCACGAGCGCCAAAGAGCTTCGCAGCGGCGATCTGGTCCTCACGCTTGACGACGGCGATAACGTTGACACCGGCCAGCTCGGCAACATGCATGAACATGAGCCCGATGGGGCCGGCACCGATGACAATCATGGTGTCGCCGGGGTTAGCTGCACACTCTTCGAGGCCGCGAACAACGCAGGCCAGAGGTTCGGTGAGCGCGGCGTGTTCGAAGCGGACACCGTCGGGAATGTGGAGAGTATT encodes:
- a CDS encoding zinc-dependent alcohol dehydrogenase; translation: MTSQMKAAVLHGKEDLRMERVAAPQAAPGELVVQVRAALTCGTDLKVYRRGYHAMMLKPPILFGHELAGVIAEVGAGVTGFREGDRVVALNSAPCDVCFFCRHGQQNLCEDLLFNNGAYAEYIRIPDRIVEKNTLHIPDGVRFEHAALTEPLACVVRGLEECAANPGDTMIVIGAGPIGLMFMHVAELAGVNVIAVVKREDQIAAAKLFGAREVVQVEAVSDIIAATRALTPEGRGADVVVEAVATPVAWEWAVDMVRKGGLVNFFGGPPSGTKVQLDTNRLHYGDITLKASFHHTPATCRTAFDLVTSGRFKCAEYITGRVGLDQVPEVFARMMTRNSRDIKTAVFPDGVPQ